In Clostridium ljungdahlii DSM 13528, the genomic window CTTCCAGTGTTTTTTATTTTATCTAAAATCAGATAATTGTCCCCATTTTGTCCCCAAAGTTTTCAATGGGGCATTTTATTTCACATTAAATATAGAATTTATCTTATCAATTGCTTTAAATTTTTCAGGTGGCATTACGTGAGTATAAATATTAGCGGTTATGTTTATATTGCTGTGACCTAATAACATTTGAACTGTTTTAAGCGGTACATTATTTTCAAATAGACGTGTAGCGAAAGTATGTCTTAAGCTATGAAATTTTTTATATGGTATATTATTATTTTTTAATACTCTCTCATAGGAACGTCTTAAATTACGTGGATCTATAGGTAAACCTAGTTCGGTACAAAATACATAATCATTTTTTGTATAGGCCGGACCCGCTTTAATCTTCTCCTCTTTTTGCTGTAATTGATGTTTTTCTAATATTGGTATAAGATTTTCAGGAAAAGGAATAGTCCTAATGCTATTTTTAGTCTTAGGAGTTTGTTCTATAAGGTGATAGTTTCTTTTAGTACCTTCAATAAGAGTAACACCTTTTATAGCTCTTTTGACTGATAAAGTACAATTCTCAAAGTCTATATCACTCCATTTTAAGCCTAATATTTCACCTTCACGTAGGCCGGTACCTAAATCTAGAAGAAACAAAGCTTTTAATCTATGATCCTGTACTGCATTTATAAATTGATTTTGCTCATCTACTGTGAATACGGTTATATCATCTTTTTTATTTTCATTTACTGAATTGCTTTCAGGAATAGTGATGGATTTTCCAATACAATAGTTTCTTACTATGTATCCTTCATCAATACAGTAATTAAAAAAAGATTTAAGCAGCTTATCTAAGTTTTTTATTATACTGGTGCTCTTACCGCTATTAAATAAATCATTATAATAACGCTGTATATCAAGTGATTTAAGTTCTTTTAACTTTACAGGATATAATGGTGAAGATTTTATATAAATCCTATAAACACCCTCATATCGTTCAAATGTAGATGGTTTGACGGTATTCTTAATTTTTTCAAATAGCCATAGTTTACATACATTGCCCAGGGTAAGTTTATCATAATCATTTGAAAGCCCGCTATTTAAGCCATTCTTATATTCTTGCAGTTTATCCTCAGCATCTTTTTTAGATTTGCCATAAAATGTTTTCCTAATTCTATTTCCATCAGAATCTCTTCCTAGATCTACACGAAGTCTATAATACTTTTTACCATTTCTAATACAGTTAGTTTTAGTGGCCATGGTTTTACCCCTTTCCTATTACTTTAAAATTTGTGCGTCCGAAATTCGGACATACAAAATTATGCCAGTGTTTCTGGATTGCGTAGTTACTATCAGATATCATAAAGTAACTACACATCTAAAGTATTAAAATCAATATCCAGGTCATTATATATTCCAACTTTTATTTTATCTGTAAATGAATAAGTCTCAGGAGCGGCATAATACATTGTATCATCCAATCTGGTTTCAAAATTAATTTGCACCGTTTATGGAAATAATATCCACATTAGTGGATATATAATGATTTTTTCTCAGATACATTCATGTTACTAGGTGTTACACATTAGTAAAACTTAAGTATCTTATCTTTAAGTAAGAAATCTATAACATAATGAATATTATTTACCTAGTTTAAATTGAATGGTTCATTTATTCCACTATTACTTCAAGTACAGTACCAATAATATTGTACTTATGGTGTGTGTCAAATTTGACACAGAGGGATTAAATTTTATCCTCCTTTATGTCGCTTGAAATTACAAGCAGGGTGCCATAAATTTACGGCAGGGGTTTTAAGTATTTATGCACAAAGAATATTTTAAAGTTAGTTAATATAATATTCGTCAGTTAAGATTAAAAATTCCTTTTAAATTAGAAGATTAGATTATAAGTGGATTTCAGATTGAGGATAATTAAATATAAATTTAAAATCACATATAATCTAAAAAGATTAATCTTTATTTTTAGTTAAATTTTGGAAAAAGAAAAAAGTTTACTTAAATCCATACATATATTTCCAATTGACATAGAGATCGCACTGTGTTTTTCTTCAGTTTTTTGAATTTTTTTATTTTTTTCAGTAGTACTCATTTTATAGGAGCTGTTTATAAATTTTTCTGGAGTAATATCACTAACATTAAATGAGAGAAGTTCAATAAATTCAGTTATATCTTTTAACAATTTATTAATTAATTCAAGACCTAATTCATTGGTATCTCCAGCTAATTGATAAGTCCTTGCATATGTGCTAATGTCCTGTTTTAATGTATTTAAAATATTTATTATTTTTTCTCCTTGCAGCGAGTTTTTTTCACTTTCATGCATTTCAATATTTATTGTAGGTTTAATTAAATCGTTTGTATTAACATTCAATTCTTTAGATATATTATTTAATACTTCTAGACTTGGATTAGTATTCATGTTTTTTTCTAAGTAAGATATATATTGTCCCGTTTTTCCTATTCTTCTTCCTAGTTCTCGTTGACTAATTCCAATTTGGGTTCTAAATTTTTTAATATTATCTCCTAACATAGTTTCACTCCTTCTTTATATTATTATGATATAGAAAATGGTATTTGTCAAAATAATTTTAAATTCAACTATTGACAAATGATATTTTATATTGTAATATAATAACAACAAATGCCATTTTGCATAATTGGAGGTGAAATTTAAGATGGGCTTAAAAATTAAACTTAAAAGAATAGAGAGGGGAATTAAACAATATGAACTAGCCAATAAAGTTGGTATCTCAAGATATTATATGCAGTTGTTGGAAAAAGGAAAAGCTAAAAATCCAAGTATTGCAGTAATGAAAGCGATAAGTAAAGAACTTGATATGCCAGTACAAGATCTATTTTTTAATGATGAGGAGGAATAAATTTGGACCAGAATAAGCCAGTAACATTAGATAGCCGAGAAGTAGCAAAGATGGTTGACAAAGATCACCATAAATTATTAAGGGATATAAGAGAATATATTTCACAAATGAAAGAAGCAAATGAGGACAATCCAAAAATGGATACTCCTCTAAACCCGGATGAATACTTTATTGAAAGCACTTATATTAATTCTCAAAATAAAGAGCAACCTTGTTATGAAATAACTAAAATGGGATGTGATTTTATAGCTCATAAAATGAGAGGAGTTAAGGGAACCGCATTTACAGCACTTTATATTAGGAGATTCTATGAAATGCAAAATCCCCAAATACAATTAAAAAAATATAGTTATATGATAGAGGATCCGGCTGAAAGGGCAAGAGTTTGGGCAAATGAGTTTGAAGAAAAGAAAAAAATTGAAGCTGAAAGTAAAGGAAAAGATGAAGTAATAGAACATAAAGAAAATGTAATTATAAATCTTGTAGATGAAGTGTCGTTAGCTCAGAAAAGGCAAGTATTAAATAGAGTTGTTAGATATAAAGGTGCTAACTTTCAAAAAAGATGGAGAGAGTTATATAAACAATTTGAAATGAAGTACCATATAAATCTAAACATAAGACTAGATCACTATAACAGAGAGCATAAGCCTAAGCTTAGAAATAAGTTAGATTACATAGATAAAGTAATGGGTAAAATACCAGAAATTTATGAAATTGCATGTAAAATTTATGAAAATGATATTAAAGAATTAGTTCAGCAAATGTATGAACTTAATAGCAGTAAAAAGATCAGCTAGAGAAGGGGATTGGGAGAATAAGAGTATTGGCAATACAAAGTTATATTTTTAATAGAAATACCTTTAAATCAATTAAAGATGGTACATATGTTTATTGTGTTAAAAGTGGCCAAGGTTACTATTAAAAATTGTTAAAAGTGCCTAAAGAAAAATGAAAATTTTATTCAACAAAATTAGAAGTTATTTTCAATAAATTTTAAAGAAATATTCAAAAAAAGTCAGTAATTTTTTCAACCTGGGATGGGGTTATAATGTTCTTGTAGAAAGCAGAAATCAAAACTTATAATGCCTTTGTTGTTAGGAGGAGAGAGGTTATGGCAGAACATAAGTACAAAATTTTAGATAGTCAACCAAGTAAATGTAAAACAATGACAGTAAAAGATATTTGCAGAGAATATGATATAGGGGTAAATAAGGCATATTCTCTTGCTCACATGCAAGGCGCTCCTGTTATTTACAATGGGAACAGGATACTATTTATACGCAGCAAGGTTGATGAATGGATTTGTAGCATGATTGGGGAAAAGTTTTAAATGATAAGGGCTTGAGTGGGTGATTACATGCTAAGGAAAAAGACGAATTTTCAGAGCTTTCAGAGCAGTAAAGGTGGTAGAATGATACCATTATATTTTGATATGTTCGATAGTGAAGCGTGGCAAAGTTTGAGTGCTAATGCTATCAAACTATATTTACATATGCTCAGAAAATATGCAGCTAAATATGTGAAAGGTGAATTGCTTCGTTGTAATAAAGATAATATATCAATGCCTAGATCAGAATACTTAAAGTTTATGGCAAAAAATACGTTTGAGAAGTGTGTTGATGAATTAATTGATTACGGCTTTATAAGAATTGTAGAGTATAAACCTATGGCAGGAAGTAGAAAGGTTATAATATATGGGTTTAATGATATGTGGAAGAAGTATGGAACAGATAAATTTCATGTTAAAGAAGAATGGAAGCGAGCAAAACACAGAAGTTATATATAAAAATAAAAAGAGAGGTCAAAAACTGACCACGACCGAGGGCAGAAACTAGCCACGAAACCTAAATTTTAGATATTTTCGAGGTCAAAAATTGACCACGGGAAAAAATATGCTAATCATAGTAATATCAACAATTTGAATCTTATTTTACACTTCAAGAGTTATTTATAATTTCGAGGTCAAAAACTAGCCACCTTATATATATATACCATATACTTACTTAAAAACATAAACTTTTATAGAAACAGCGGAGGATAACTTTAATGTATGAAAGAAGGAATAATAGTTGGAAAATTTTAAATATTCGATAAACAATATCTCATCACAGATATTTCACATAAAGAAAATTAATTCTGAACTTAAAGGATTATTAGAAGAAAGTAAAAAATGCTGGAAAGAACTAAAAAGTACCCCTAATGGTCTACCAAATGATTTAAAACATGTTGTTGATAATTTGTTTATGATAGCTTTTAAAGATTCTGCAGTTAAGGACAAACATATAAATAAGTTTACATATATGCTTAAAGCACTAAACCCAGAGGATAAAGCTAAAATTAGAGACATTAAGCAGATAGGAGTTGAGGTTCAAAGATTAAATGATAAAGATACCGTTATTGCTAAAGCTGTTTTAACAATAATAAAAGAGTTTAAGGTTGTTTTTTATAAAGAACTAGAAAGAAGATCCAAAGAGTAGGAAAACAATGGGAAAATTATACTACTTATATCTTAAGCAGCAATGTTTTAATTAAAAGGAGGAAGATAAAATGATAGAAAAACTACTGAAAATTTTAAGGATACTAAAAAACAAGAATAATGAGGATATGCAAGTTTGCCAAAGAAGTTGTGGAGCAAAAGATTCAAACTATGTTAGGGGTTACATAGATGCTTTAAAACAGCAAAATGAGCTTTTAGACAAACAAATAGCAATTTTTGAGGAAGAGTGAGAATTCCAATACTGGATTAAAAGATGCAGGTAATATGTGTAGTTACTGCTTAAACTTTCACAGTAACTACATAACTAAATTTGTCATAGGAGGTAAAATCAATGAATGATGATAGTATAAATTATGTATTAGACAACTATAAAGGGGTTAGAAGAGATAGAGCTTTAAAGATCATATCAGGCCAGTTGAAAGAAACTGATTTAGAGTTTAAACAGTATGTTAAGAATGAACTTGTTAGAGACAGAAAGACAATAATAGAGCAATATAAAAATATAGAAGGATTGCATGAAGTTAGGAAAGCATGTGAAAGAGAATATAAATATTATGAAAAAATCAATGATGTTGTAAATAAAGCCGAATTTCAGCTTAATATATCAGAGGTAGATAAGCTTGCTAAAGAAATTTTAAGAATTATAGCAACTTTAGGTGAACACTTTATAGATGTACTAAGTTTAAATATTTTAGAGGAACATGATGTATGCCAGTTACTAAATATAAATTGGAAAATATTTAAAAATAACAAGCAAGCATATATAAAACAGTTTGGGGAAAAAGATAAGTTAGTTTATAAGGTTATTAGTGTTATGGGACCAGAGTATAGATATAGAAAAGGCAGAATGAAAGAAATATATGACTGTCCTAAATATGAGATGCCTGTATATTGGGCTATGAATGAACGTATAATGCAGGAAGTAGATAACAATAAAGAATTAAAAAAGCTTGCTGATGAAGCATTTGAAAAGTTATTCCCAGATGTAAAAACTTACAGAGTAGTTAAAGATTTAGAGGGAAACGTAATAAAAGTTGTTGAAGAAACAGAAAAAAGTAGTAGCGAAAGTAATTAAAGAAAAAGTGGATATCACAAAAAAACCATAGCTAAAATATTATTACTTATAAGGAATTAGGCTTAAATTCTAAAGTAAGAAAAGCATAGGACATATAGGGGCAATAAGGGATAGATTTTACATTGAATGATGAATTATATCTAAAATGTATAAACATGGCTTAAAATTGATATATGAGAGATTTAATACTAAAGTGCATATTTGAAACTAAATTTAAATTCACGATTAGAATTAGAAGTAAAAAATTAAATTATATTCATATACTGTAAGCCTAGTAGAATGAATGGTTAGATGGGTATTTCATAATATAGGTTAATTAAGTTAAATTAATATTCAGAAAAGTTAATTCCTTATAAAAGTAATAAATACTATAATAGTTTATTTTTCTATAAAGTATCATATCAATAAATAAATTATTCCAAAATGTATAAAAGTATGGAAGTACAGAAGCATAAAAGTATAAATTGGAGATGACAATGTGAATAAAGAAGAGTTTTTAAAATTAAATATTGAGGATAGAGTGAAATATTTTAATGAAAAGATTAAAGAAGTGGGCTCTTATAATAAAGTTTGTAAAGAGCTTAATATTAGTACATGTCAGTCTGGAATTTTAAAAAAACATGGATGGATACGTTCAGGAGATAAATTCATATATGATAAAAATTCAGATAAAAACAACAACGTAAATATAGATGGAAAAGTAATACCAGTGCAGAAAACATTATTTGATACATCAGAAGATCTGAGGGGTTATCAGGGTAATGCAAAAGATACTGGAGAGATTGAAAAGCATACAAATATGGAACGAGAAGACAATAAAATTAGCGATAAAGTAAAAAGACATATGTATCCTACAAATAATAAAAATGATGGTCTTCAGCGTATATGGCCGGATAATAGGCAGTCAATGGAAGTAGAAGCTAATGTTTTAACAAATAATATAGATAAATCAGTAAACCAACAAAAAGTTACTCCAAAACTTGAAATATCTAAAGAAGAGGAGTTATCATATGACACTAATAAGAACGGTATAAAACAAGTAAATGATGATATATATGATTCAGACAATGCAACTAAGAAACTAGGAAGGCCTTCAAAACCTGGTAGAAAAAAATACAGCTTAAATCTTAATATAGCAGATTTCAAGCAACTTCAAATCTATTGTATTCTAAATGATGTAAGTCCCAGTGACATAATAAATAATTTCATTAAAGATTTTTTGAAAACTGTAAATCAACACAAGTAAAACCTTCAGATGTGAATGATTTTCCTATCCCAATAAACAATGTAGGGCTAAAGAGGTAAGACATTTATCTGCTGAAGAAAAACTTAAATTGCATTATGAAATAAAAATATGTTAAATCATCAATTTCAAGGTGTTAAGATATTTTGTGATATTATATGTATAAGAATCAATTACCATTTTAGAAAATAAAAGTAAATATATAAATTAGGAGGTATCAACAATGAAGGATAAAACTAATTTCAGCCATTATGACGGAAAGGTATTTAATGCTGAAAACTTTAAATATATAAATGATCCAATAGCAGTTATAGTTGATAGTATTGCTATCTTAGTAGGAGATTATGAACCAGCTAGAAAACAAGCGGCTATGCTATTACTTAAGGCACTATTAAAAGATAAATTTTTAAAAGATTTATTAAAAGACATTCAAAATGAAAAGGCTGAAAGAGCTAAAAAGAGTTGTGAAGCTTAAGCTACAGGGAGATTAACAGGAGGTGAGCCTATTGAAATCAAAATGGAATGATATAAAAGATAAATTAATATTGATACAAGGTTGGGCTAGAGATGGGCTTACAGATGAGCAAATTGCAAATAATCTAGGAATAGGTACAACTACACTATACAAATGGAAAAATCAGCATAAGGAGTTCCAGGAGGCCTTAAAAAAAGGCAAAGAGGTTGCTGACCGAGAGGTAGAGAATGCATTGTATAAATCAGCACTTGGATTTAAATATAAAGAGCAAGTTGTAACTAATAAAGGTGACGTAGTTGAAGTAGAGAGATATGAAAAGCCTAATACTACGGCCGCTATATTCTGGCTTAAAAACCGTAAGCCAGCTCAATGGAGAGATAGGCAGGAGATAGATCAGAAATGTAATTTAGGTGTGCAGATTATAGATGATATTCCTGATAATTAGAAGAGTACAATATAACATTTTATTTAAAAAATAATATGTTAAAAAGATGGTGATTTAATATTGTCATCTTTTTTAGTTTATTGAAGGAAAGAGGAAAATAGTATTATTTGTGCAAAAAGGATAATTTAACATAAATTTAGTATTTATTTTACTATAATATAGATATAAGATGATGGTTAGGAGGAATTAATATGAAATGTAAAGCTTGTGGATATGAACATGAAGGTCATTATACAGAAGACAATAAATATGTAACTACTAAAGGAGATAAACCTTTTATAGAAGTTTCACAGAATATAGCCGTAAAAGAAAAAGATAAATTTAATAATACGAAGGAAATACTATCAACAAAATTATATGCTTGCCCTAATTGTGGTACGGTTAAAATGGAAGAGGATCAGATGTGTGATGGGGAAAAAGTACATATTTATAAATTTTAATATGTATAAAAACGCTCTTATATATTAGCTAAAACAGGGGGAATAATAGAACATGGAAGTTTATTTTAGTGTTAATAATAGAGAAAAATTATTAAGAGGAGACATAAAAGATTTTTTAGTAGAATATAAACATAAAAATACAAAGTATGGTTCAATATATCAAATATATTTAAAAGGATTAAATCTCAAAAACATAGAACTTCGTAATTTAAAAAGTGATACTGTTTTGCCAGAACCTATGAAATTTTTAGAAGACTTATATTTGAAAAATAAAGAATTTAGATTTGTTATAATCAATAAAAATCTTGTGTTAGAAGAAAGTAACTTTATTGCTACTTTCAAAGAGTTTAGAATAAGTAATAATTTATTATTTGCAATTGTAAGAAAAAAATATAAAGAAAACTTAACTTTATAGAATATATGTAGAGGGTATCTAAAAAGATACTCTTATTTTTTGCACTAAAACGAGATGTATAAGAGACTTAATATTAAAAGATAGTTGATTACTAATATAAGAAAAAGCAGTTATATGTCAATCTGATACTATGAATTTTAAAAAAGTGTGCAACGAATTATAAAACTGCACCCAAAATATATATGAATTACAATATATGTAAAGGAGCGTACTTAAAGAGAGGTAGAAACTATGGTAGATGTAAATAAAGATTTAGTTAAGATAGATTACCTTCAAGGCATGAAGTATAAAGATATAGCAAGTAAGTTTGGCGTTTCTATAGATACTGTAAAGTCATGGGTAAAAAGGTATGGATGGTCCAAAGAAAGACAAAAATTTAAAAAAATGAGTGCACACAAAGAAGCAAAAAAAGTAGAAAATAAGTGCACACAAAACAAAAAAGTGTCAAGTTCTAAAAAAGAGGGTCCAGAGAATAAAAAAAGAGTGCAGAAAGGAAAAGTTGAATTAGATGATTACGAACCTACTCCATATATTGAAAATAAAGAGCTAAATGATAAGCAGAAACTATTTTGTGTGTATTACATAAAATGTTTTAATGCTACAAAAGCTTACCAGAAGGCATATGGATGTGATTATATGTCGGCAGCATCTAACGGACCAAGGTTGATGGGTAATGATAGGATAAGAGCAGAAATAGAGCGTTTAAAGGCAGATAAGTTTAAAGGAGCAATGCTTTCACCTATGGATATACTGCAAAAATATATAGATATAGCATTTTCAGATATAACTGATTATGCTGATTTTGGAAATGCAGAGTATAAGGCTAAAAATAAAGATGGAAAGGAAGAAATGCACACATATAGCTTTGTTAATTTTAAGAACTCGAATGAGGTTGATGGGACAATTATAAGTGAGATAAAACAAGGAAAAGACGGAATAAGTCTAAAATTAGAAAGCAAAAAATGGGCACTTGATTTTCTAGCAAAGCATATAGGTTTATTAGACATACCAACACAAGAAAAGCTTAAAAATGAACAAAAGAAAATGGAGATTGCGGAAAAGCAGGCAGATAATTTAGACGACGATATAGAATATGCTGTGGAGGGTGGCATGAATGAAGATTATGAAGAAGGTTAAATAAGTTTTGAATTCGTAATTTTTGGGGGTACCTAATTATTTTAGTGACTAGATTTTTTGAGTTATAATAAGATTGAAAACTAAAAATTAGATTCCAATCTTATTATTTTAAAAATAGAGTTTAAAACTGTAGAATTAATTTTAAATAGTACCACTTAGGTATGAAGATTTTTACAAGGCTGGAACATTAATAATTGCATGAGCTAACCTTTTTTCTAACATATTTTTGATAGTTTTTATATTGTTGAAGTAAGTTTCTACAGACCAAAATGTAACAATGTCATTTTTGATAATATCATAACAATTTTCAAGGTTTTCTAATACTTTATAAAATACTATTAACTCTTCGAGAGTTATTCCAAAGCTACTTCGAGGAATGCCAACCTTTGACATGTCATTTTCTTCCCAACCATTGTCTTCTTTTAATTTTCTGCTAGAATCTTCTATATATTCATTTAATTCATGTAAGTAATCTCTATTTGCTTCTACTTTTTTTATAAGGCTATTAAATATGCCGGTATCTATTTGTTTTGGCATACAAATACTATTTTTATTTGCGTAACTTAATAGTCTGGTTAGATTATCCATTACATCAGTAGGATGTTGAAATTCTATGCAATTACTTATTTCTATGTATGCTTTAATTCTACTTAGATCAATTAGATGCCTTAAATCTACTAAATATTTGTTATTCACTATCAAATCTCCTTGCTATATATGATGTATAAAGTAAAAAATTTTTGTAATAACTACAGTATATAAAATTATGAATAATACAGTCTATAGTTT contains:
- a CDS encoding terminase small subunit gives rise to the protein MVDVNKDLVKIDYLQGMKYKDIASKFGVSIDTVKSWVKRYGWSKERQKFKKMSAHKEAKKVENKCTQNKKVSSSKKEGPENKKRVQKGKVELDDYEPTPYIENKELNDKQKLFCVYYIKCFNATKAYQKAYGCDYMSAASNGPRLMGNDRIRAEIERLKADKFKGAMLSPMDILQKYIDIAFSDITDYADFGNAEYKAKNKDGKEEMHTYSFVNFKNSNEVDGTIISEIKQGKDGISLKLESKKWALDFLAKHIGLLDIPTQEKLKNEQKKMEIAEKQADNLDDDIEYAVEGGMNEDYEEG
- a CDS encoding Rha family transcriptional regulator, translated to MDQNKPVTLDSREVAKMVDKDHHKLLRDIREYISQMKEANEDNPKMDTPLNPDEYFIESTYINSQNKEQPCYEITKMGCDFIAHKMRGVKGTAFTALYIRRFYEMQNPQIQLKKYSYMIEDPAERARVWANEFEEKKKIEAESKGKDEVIEHKENVIINLVDEVSLAQKRQVLNRVVRYKGANFQKRWRELYKQFEMKYHINLNIRLDHYNREHKPKLRNKLDYIDKVMGKIPEIYEIACKIYENDIKELVQQMYELNSSKKIS
- a CDS encoding helix-turn-helix domain-containing protein, coding for MLGDNIKKFRTQIGISQRELGRRIGKTGQYISYLEKNMNTNPSLEVLNNISKELNVNTNDLIKPTINIEMHESEKNSLQGEKIINILNTLKQDISTYARTYQLAGDTNELGLELINKLLKDITEFIELLSFNVSDITPEKFINSSYKMSTTEKNKKIQKTEEKHSAISMSIGNICMDLSKLFSFSKI
- a CDS encoding tyrosine-type recombinase/integrase, whose protein sequence is MATKTNCIRNGKKYYRLRVDLGRDSDGNRIRKTFYGKSKKDAEDKLQEYKNGLNSGLSNDYDKLTLGNVCKLWLFEKIKNTVKPSTFERYEGVYRIYIKSSPLYPVKLKELKSLDIQRYYNDLFNSGKSTSIIKNLDKLLKSFFNYCIDEGYIVRNYCIGKSITIPESNSVNENKKDDITVFTVDEQNQFINAVQDHRLKALFLLDLGTGLREGEILGLKWSDIDFENCTLSVKRAIKGVTLIEGTKRNYHLIEQTPKTKNSIRTIPFPENLIPILEKHQLQQKEEKIKAGPAYTKNDYVFCTELGLPIDPRNLRRSYERVLKNNNIPYKKFHSLRHTFATRLFENNVPLKTVQMLLGHSNINITANIYTHVMPPEKFKAIDKINSIFNVK
- a CDS encoding helix-turn-helix transcriptional regulator; this translates as MGLKIKLKRIERGIKQYELANKVGISRYYMQLLEKGKAKNPSIAVMKAISKELDMPVQDLFFNDEEE
- a CDS encoding helix-turn-helix domain-containing protein, with amino-acid sequence MAEHKYKILDSQPSKCKTMTVKDICREYDIGVNKAYSLAHMQGAPVIYNGNRILFIRSKVDEWICSMIGEKF